Part of the Nicotiana sylvestris chromosome 2, ASM39365v2, whole genome shotgun sequence genome, taaTTTAGATAGTTTAGCAGATAATAATTCCTTAAATTTGTGGAGACTCACAAGTAAAAGGATCGAAAGTGTGCTTATTAATTAATTGAAGGTTGAATGTGTTAAACCGATATCATAATGATCAAAATCAAAATTTTATTAATATTTCAGGGACTAAAAGCacaaatttttattttggtgATATACTAACTTTCCTTTGTCACAATAGCACCACATTATCttctttcttgaattaatatattatatatattcgaAGGTgtgccttggcgtaactggtaaagttgcctCCATGCGACCAGGAGGTCATGTGTTtaagccgtggaaacaacctcttgcagaaatgtagggtaaggttgcgtacaatagaccgttgtggtccggcccttttcCGGACCCCCTGCATAGCAGGGGTTTATGTGTCGGGCTGCCGCTTCCCAAAACCCGTACCACATGATCATACGCCTTTGAACTCGACTAATCCAAATTCACGTCGCATAGAGCCCAGTAAAAGAAATTGATCCACCAttttctttcttgatttgtcATATATTGATGTATGAAGTATTGTCATTTGCAGAGTCAAGGGCCATCACTCAATACATAGCACACACATATGCAGACAAAGGAAACCAACTATTAGCCAATGATCCCAAAAAAATGGCAATAATGTCAGTATGGATGGAAGTAGAATCAACAAAATTTGACCCTATTGCTTCAAAGTTAAGCTTTGAATTAGCTGTTAAGCCAATGTTAGGAATGGTAACAGATGATGCAGCAGtggcagaaaatgaagaaaaattggGCAAAATTCTTGATGTGTATGAATCAAGACTTAAAGAGTCAAAATATTTGGGTGGTGAGAGTTTTACATTAGCAGATTTACACCATGCACCTGTTGTGCATTATTTAATGGGGACTAAAGTTAAGAATTTGTTTGATGCTAGACCTCATGTTAAGGCTTGGTGTGCTGATATTTTGGCTAGGCCTGCTTGGTCTAAGGCACTTGAGTTGCACAAACAGTAAAATTGATCCCGACTCGTTTGGGACCGAGGCGTAACAGTTGTTGTGGCCTATGAATCAGCAGGTTAATAAAATTGGGGCCGTAGGAAACTGGTCCCAACTTGTTGTTTGGGACTGAGGCgtaatattgttgttgttgttggaaaaCTATTTTTATTGTGTTTGGTTTGAGTGTTATTGTACCGTAaacgtttctttttttttttgaagaagaaatctcCCAATAtcatctgttttttttttttttgtttgttacgATTATGACTGTTGAATTACATGAAATGACTTTGTGTTTTTTTTTACTAGTTTTTTGTACTAaaaattaatttttcttttaacttgtttattttattaaatcaggaaaaaatatgtatatatatatttggtttgttatatacaaaaattatacaaattttatatattttttcgattaatcgaatataaataattttggGCGCGAGTTAAAATTGATAATCTCCTTTACTATtttttgggagaaattcaaaaatagttaagatttacaagtggtcattcaaaaatagctacaatttcaaaagtaattaaaatttagtcacttttcatgtaaagataaatctgaacgaaaatattgttcaaaattCAGAAAATACTCCGGTATTGTATattggagttctagcataagtatACTCGAACTATGGGCGGAGCAACATGAGTTATGGGTTCAAAAACTGTTTTTGAATGACCAGTACGAAATCTGAGTAGTACGTGTTATTTTtacctattttctttcaattttaagTTTAGTTCCATTGAGTTGTTGGCTGACTAAAAGATGCGATTAGAGACATTGCAATTATCAATCATGCTCATGAGACTTGGTCAAACTTCAATGGCCACATACTCCTATAGATTTTGAAAAACCAAATTTCTAAATaatctttttcaatttcaacCACTCGTTTTTTTGTCAACGTCAACAAATATTGCCCAAATCTCAAAAAGTGAAAAGCTTTATAAAATTAAATAGTACTCTTAGTAGATAGTACATGGTGACTGAACCTTTAGAAATTAAATGTTAGTACATGGTGACTGAACCTTTAGAAATTAAATGTCTCATTCATTGAATTTAAATTTATTCCCTCCTGtctattttaattaatatttttgttatttttatacatattaaaaaatttattaatcaaatttattattaattaataataaaattgatcaaattattctttttttatcattttaatttaTAACGACGAGAACAATAATAACCCAATAAAATCCCACTAGtaggtctagggagggtagtgtgtacgctaAGGGTGTCTAACGGGCCAGGTTTAACCATAACCGGACCGGCCCAAACCGGTTAAAACTGGAACCGACCCGAACTGGTACAAAGGGGCAAGGTGGGGCTGGGTTAAAGGGGTAGGGGTTGGTCCGTCTACTTAAATTCTATCGGTTAACCGGACCGGTCAAATCCGATCAACGATTTTTACTGTTCAACCGGTTAACCGGCCCGGCCCGGACCGGCCCAGATCGGTATAACGGctagttaattttttttatttttttaatagtgGGCCTTATTTCTGACCGTTGGCAATGGTCTTCTGCCCTTATGGCCGTTGCCCAATAGCAGATTTTCACAAATAGcccatttttgatttttttttttaaaaaaaattaacacccctttgaaaaactataaataccccccccccttcttcatttcttcattcATCTCTCATTTATCAATCTCAATTCTCTCTCTCATTCTTCAATCTTTACCTAAAGTGCAATTAACTATTTGGCtcttatttttttggaatttaatttatcgtagtatttatatttgaagtttgaacaattgaacttcaaaattggaacaattgacgtttcttcgtggtaacattggagttgcgaaatcatcaagtgctcaatttattgcCGAATTCGGTGCACGTCCTCctactctttctcttatttactattttatttgcatatttaGTTGTTGCTAGTAGTTAAATTTTATTGCTGCAAAAAGAGTTTGTAATAAGGTTACTAATcggggaaataaaaaaagaggtagaACTTCAGCATCTAGTAGTAATTTAAATGACTACAAATATTTCTGAAATATTACCTaataataatatagattatgaacaattcctgtaagtacgtgatttttgctttacgagcaatcgctccaaaagaaaataaaaatagtgacaaatggtttcgctgtacaattgttcaagttttcgtgacatgtgttattagtcgCTTGTAGGTCTGTCCATTTCGCatttagtcattatcaaacaaaatacaaaaatatgtgtcgttaaaagaaaattcaaaaaaaatataaatatatgtgcgtcgttcgttctaggttgtgatttaacttatttttgtgataattatgtggaaatgttacagtgttgttgattttaatttcactattttattattacctcattttttgtttaaaagaaaaaaaaaagcaaaagagtgaaagaaaatcggtttgggccaaaaagaaatgaaacaaagcaggcccaaaccagcactcagacccagtccaagtcaGCCAGCCCAAGACCCATTCACCAGttatcaaaacgacgtagttcaatacccatactacgtcgtttcaagggcggctcatctcagccgttccaatcaatccaatccaacggtccaggatcactATCAGTAACCCatttcaaaacccgacccaggaaccaatccgacccaaatcctcacttaaaccaaacgaccccgtttaactatcaaacgaccccgtccgttgagatcatctgatctaacggctcagatccaatcagcctccccgtatataagcctcctatcataccccgcaccccctataccaaccccacccttcatcgtccccaaactcaaacctgaaaccccccgaaccctagcagccgccctagtctccttcgccattaaagccggcggcacgaacgccggtgaccacctcctgaacaccct contains:
- the LOC104236926 gene encoding glutathione S-transferase, which codes for MAIKVHGPVMSPAVMRVIATLKEKELDFELLPVNMQTGDHKKEPFISLNPFGQVPAFEDGDLKLFESRAITQYIAHTYADKGNQLLANDPKKMAIMSVWMEVESTKFDPIASKLSFELAVKPMLGMVTDDAAVAENEEKLGKILDVYESRLKESKYLGGESFTLADLHHAPVVHYLMGTKVKNLFDARPHVKAWCADILARPAWSKALELHKQ